The Novipirellula caenicola genome has a window encoding:
- a CDS encoding HEAT repeat domain-containing protein, translating to MQSGDPNDLPNPFALHLNGSVKRSTKSGSGGHAFKASLKFFLIVAVLFGATLAVGRYSKQWIVSHLMRGFEDLGVAEKQQRLVQISELGSPAIGLMVRSLNDESSEVARTAYELLRESQNAWTSLEWDTARQHHRAMVTSMDSIAASLPDDRTGWTTGLLQQTIMESVQKDDNESKTLYNMATTTLSKMSLTKDAVPGVIDNDPLVPGQPVRLAVRTKPLPVAAADALDTWTDWPLAKPAIISSGGSEQPNTGNASANSASASATDSNSGDGEPSASVYRSSATLLKPVSPNEAIDLSDVHDDAASTQSIASSSSVGSSAASVSTADSRPSAATTEVMPTSYLTQSPLETYATESVIYWLASDEAVLHERAKSELIRRGFSQHQLQIATHIVSTDVGSRLELVDTISRSTIDDPRPWLTMLLNDDNREVRLRTISVIATMKDPAMNQKLRSRLADERDPIVTSKIRSALQLR from the coding sequence ATGCAATCCGGTGACCCGAACGATTTACCCAATCCTTTTGCACTGCATCTCAATGGATCCGTCAAACGGTCGACCAAATCGGGTTCCGGCGGCCACGCCTTCAAAGCCTCGCTAAAATTCTTTTTGATTGTTGCCGTCCTGTTTGGTGCGACGTTGGCGGTAGGGCGATACAGCAAACAGTGGATCGTCTCGCATTTGATGCGTGGTTTCGAAGATCTTGGCGTCGCCGAAAAACAGCAGCGGTTGGTTCAAATTTCCGAACTCGGTTCGCCTGCGATCGGTTTGATGGTCCGTTCGTTGAATGACGAATCATCCGAAGTCGCTCGGACCGCCTACGAACTGCTTCGTGAGTCACAGAACGCGTGGACTTCGCTTGAATGGGACACGGCTCGCCAGCATCATCGTGCGATGGTCACATCGATGGATTCAATCGCGGCATCACTTCCCGATGATCGCACCGGTTGGACCACGGGGCTACTGCAACAAACGATCATGGAATCGGTTCAGAAAGACGACAACGAATCGAAAACGCTTTACAACATGGCCACCACCACGTTGTCAAAAATGTCGCTGACCAAAGACGCGGTGCCAGGCGTGATCGACAACGATCCACTGGTCCCTGGACAACCTGTTCGCTTGGCGGTTCGCACCAAACCGTTGCCTGTGGCTGCCGCCGATGCGCTGGACACTTGGACCGATTGGCCGCTCGCCAAACCAGCCATCATTTCATCGGGCGGTTCGGAGCAACCGAATACCGGAAATGCGTCCGCCAATTCGGCCAGTGCTTCGGCCACTGATTCAAATTCCGGCGACGGTGAACCCTCGGCATCGGTTTATCGCTCGTCGGCTACCCTGCTGAAGCCTGTCTCGCCGAACGAGGCCATCGACTTGAGTGACGTCCACGATGATGCCGCGTCGACGCAGTCGATTGCATCATCGTCGTCGGTGGGCAGTTCTGCTGCCAGCGTTTCCACAGCCGACAGCCGACCGTCAGCGGCGACAACCGAAGTGATGCCGACGAGTTACTTAACGCAGTCACCGCTGGAAACGTACGCGACCGAGTCGGTCATCTATTGGTTGGCCAGCGACGAGGCGGTGCTGCATGAGCGGGCAAAGAGCGAATTGATTCGTCGCGGTTTTTCACAACATCAACTTCAAATTGCAACACATATCGTCTCAACCGATGTCGGGTCGCGGCTGGAGTTGGTGGATACGATTTCGCGATCCACGATTGACGACCCGCGGCCTTGGTTGACGATGCTCCTAAATGACGACAATCGTGAGGTGCGGCTGCGAACGATTTCGGTGATCGCCACAATGAAGGATCCCGCGATGAATCAGAAACTGCGATCACGGTTGGCTGACGAGCGTGACCCGATCGTCACCTCCAAGATTCGCAGTGCATTGCAGCTTCGCTAA
- a CDS encoding NACHT domain-containing protein: MIDAPAPLKKAFALLANAEMEGDPSELAERSPWQEHDWDKSSRCGNETETHFCYRVESLAILLGIIPRRCRLEMKSIAEMWCVEFSDRQRVGLDELRRVTRRWLRQRDRRTATIPSFLATAVSIAQSSCRTRGTTTVIDANHDAQLPSPAGHPARVPCATEGEQDCVYGLQRWFDHLHRKQSWTHIPSVVPGDKPVPIDEMFVELELYEDRSDENDKHLGVEPDNTQIHRSVSQINPSQQRGVDAMNWRAPSPIGLAQDIRTIVARTLDRCVIVGGPGSGKSTLIQWLAHTIAESSMGEFDVPIVIKLKDYAQAITEQPELSPLQFFFASLDAEDIDTKAASRWLRHVSDDRDRVLLMCDGWDEVPAAQRDSVREQLEYESDHFVTLITSRPAGLPQSLRDREHVDFYRIGKLRTHQMNELANNLIRSRYPKSHPRRDDAKQIIDQIRSLDDLHGLAQYPLFLGQILHVFLDAYHIPSGLSSTKVIAQLVAWMQKRPHFSGNASAVITQQHLQALSRFAYNRRFGHQREHAQFHETELQRATAAFGVSESAILASRLLDRGSEMIDEYHFVDPAFSTYFAALQVAEMEDIDAQSSLFDHAIQSEHRVSVLYHAVLLSERFRNVALERTQHWLRHGDAFQQILLRLAKLAVVSRDAQRNTHQNDSTLIEWSRMITPIRNHLWRLTQQSGDPNARRMYVETLAALDPGFLHWKSRSRDVLDDFLLRLIRRLVPDPVGLSTSSSRGVMPSHALHESQSPAAIVHCCVACTESFGSLQREQWIRRLAVLRADHPDAKRCIESLAGHPVDQGANVVMGIAMERNLPDELRVKAIEISMHSADREVAQSLVNQIDDEQSPLLQSSLLRLAITRQILLDLDWLECQIRNDTSNALRLLRLQAYCGTAAGRTAEERQRMGRFLSELTLSALKHGEVSLTELLLQHFRLDGDQELSCWIDHRVVAAAIDCLIHFIHSPPRQPIHAVSLSANVLASAPCEGNRVHLNKALDTALSMLSSDDADSRSDDDSIRWERSAKFIADCLVKVDPGSLLRYEASCRPVQHALQDAVFKRGWLIFNDRILDNDGIEIAVRTDAWTPLDQGSLADADVIDEIVHDLPPRQRNDFLSYWHMVSVGDADYALTERERVHEAICTLMASDLNTELSERLWSCYQEGRPPSFASWKKNLARVVQRFEDRPEVLAHLQQLGLGIHKRKPR; encoded by the coding sequence ATGATCGATGCTCCTGCACCCCTGAAAAAGGCATTCGCTCTACTGGCTAACGCCGAGATGGAGGGCGATCCCAGCGAGCTCGCCGAGCGATCCCCCTGGCAAGAGCACGACTGGGACAAGTCGTCACGATGCGGCAACGAAACCGAGACGCATTTTTGTTATCGAGTCGAGTCGCTTGCCATATTGTTGGGCATCATTCCCCGCCGCTGCCGGTTGGAAATGAAGTCGATCGCCGAGATGTGGTGCGTCGAATTCTCGGATCGTCAACGTGTCGGCCTGGATGAACTGAGAAGGGTTACGCGGCGTTGGCTGCGTCAGCGTGACCGCCGCACCGCCACCATTCCAAGCTTTCTAGCAACCGCGGTCTCGATCGCTCAATCCAGTTGCCGGACTCGCGGCACGACCACCGTGATCGATGCGAACCACGACGCTCAATTGCCATCGCCCGCCGGTCATCCAGCACGAGTCCCTTGCGCCACCGAGGGCGAACAAGACTGTGTCTATGGACTTCAACGATGGTTCGATCACCTTCATCGCAAACAATCATGGACCCACATCCCATCGGTGGTCCCAGGTGACAAACCGGTGCCCATCGACGAGATGTTCGTGGAACTCGAACTGTATGAAGATCGAAGCGACGAAAACGACAAACACCTTGGCGTGGAACCCGATAACACACAAATACACCGGAGTGTGTCCCAAATCAATCCAAGCCAGCAACGAGGTGTCGACGCGATGAACTGGCGAGCACCGTCACCGATTGGATTGGCGCAGGATATTCGCACCATCGTTGCTCGCACCCTAGATCGCTGTGTCATTGTCGGTGGCCCCGGCAGCGGCAAGTCGACGTTGATTCAGTGGTTGGCGCACACGATCGCCGAATCAAGCATGGGTGAGTTTGACGTCCCCATCGTCATCAAGCTCAAGGACTATGCCCAAGCGATCACCGAGCAACCCGAGTTGTCTCCGTTACAGTTTTTCTTTGCGTCACTCGACGCTGAAGACATTGATACGAAGGCGGCGTCGAGGTGGCTTCGTCATGTCTCGGATGACCGCGACCGCGTGTTATTGATGTGCGACGGATGGGATGAGGTTCCCGCGGCCCAACGTGATAGCGTCCGTGAACAATTGGAATACGAATCCGACCATTTCGTGACGCTAATCACATCACGCCCAGCGGGATTGCCGCAATCGCTACGCGATCGCGAGCACGTTGATTTTTATCGGATTGGTAAATTACGAACGCACCAGATGAATGAATTGGCCAACAATCTCATTCGCAGCCGCTATCCAAAATCGCACCCTCGTCGCGATGATGCAAAGCAAATCATCGATCAAATTCGCAGCTTGGATGACCTGCACGGATTGGCGCAATACCCGCTGTTTCTGGGACAAATCTTGCACGTCTTTCTCGACGCCTACCACATTCCAAGCGGGTTATCGTCCACCAAGGTAATCGCACAACTTGTTGCCTGGATGCAAAAGCGTCCTCACTTTTCCGGTAACGCATCGGCAGTCATCACGCAGCAACATTTGCAAGCGCTGAGCCGATTTGCGTACAACCGGCGATTTGGACACCAACGCGAACATGCCCAATTCCATGAAACCGAGTTGCAGCGGGCCACTGCCGCGTTTGGCGTTTCCGAGTCGGCGATTCTAGCAAGTCGTCTGCTAGATCGGGGTAGCGAGATGATTGATGAATACCATTTCGTGGACCCCGCGTTTTCAACCTACTTTGCCGCGTTGCAAGTTGCGGAAATGGAAGATATCGACGCTCAAAGCTCGCTGTTTGATCATGCGATCCAATCGGAACATCGCGTGTCTGTTTTGTATCACGCCGTCTTGCTGAGCGAACGATTTCGCAACGTCGCTTTGGAACGGACCCAGCACTGGCTTCGTCATGGCGATGCATTTCAGCAAATCTTGTTACGGCTAGCCAAGCTTGCCGTCGTCTCGCGTGATGCGCAGCGGAACACACACCAAAACGACTCGACGCTGATCGAATGGTCCCGCATGATCACTCCGATTCGCAACCACCTATGGCGTTTGACACAGCAGAGTGGTGATCCGAACGCAAGGCGAATGTACGTCGAAACGCTCGCTGCGTTGGACCCTGGGTTTTTGCACTGGAAATCGCGATCTCGTGACGTGCTGGACGACTTTTTGCTGCGACTCATTCGTCGCTTGGTTCCGGATCCCGTCGGACTTTCGACATCATCGTCTCGGGGCGTTATGCCTTCGCACGCATTACATGAGAGCCAGAGTCCAGCGGCGATTGTGCATTGCTGTGTTGCATGCACCGAGTCCTTCGGTTCGCTGCAACGCGAACAATGGATCCGTCGTCTGGCGGTTCTGCGTGCGGATCATCCCGATGCCAAACGGTGTATCGAATCACTCGCGGGGCATCCCGTCGATCAAGGAGCCAACGTGGTCATGGGGATTGCGATGGAGCGCAATTTGCCGGATGAGTTGCGTGTCAAAGCGATTGAGATCTCAATGCATTCGGCCGATCGTGAGGTCGCGCAATCGCTCGTCAACCAAATTGACGATGAACAATCCCCGCTATTGCAGTCGTCACTGCTGCGTTTGGCGATCACGCGGCAAATCCTGCTCGACTTGGATTGGCTCGAATGCCAAATCCGAAACGACACGTCCAACGCACTAAGATTGCTGCGACTTCAAGCATATTGCGGCACTGCCGCAGGCAGGACGGCGGAAGAACGACAACGGATGGGTCGTTTCCTAAGTGAATTGACGTTGTCGGCACTGAAGCACGGCGAGGTCTCGTTGACCGAACTACTCCTTCAGCATTTCCGGTTGGATGGGGACCAGGAATTGTCGTGCTGGATCGATCACCGAGTCGTCGCCGCGGCCATCGATTGTCTGATTCACTTCATCCACTCGCCACCACGGCAACCTATCCACGCCGTCTCGCTTTCTGCCAATGTATTGGCCAGTGCCCCGTGCGAAGGCAATCGCGTCCACCTGAACAAAGCACTCGACACGGCACTAAGCATGTTGTCATCGGACGATGCCGATTCACGTTCCGACGACGATTCGATCCGCTGGGAACGGTCCGCTAAGTTCATCGCGGATTGCCTAGTCAAAGTTGATCCAGGATCACTGCTTCGCTACGAAGCGTCGTGCCGTCCGGTACAACATGCGTTGCAGGACGCTGTTTTCAAACGCGGTTGGCTGATCTTCAATGACCGCATCCTAGACAACGATGGCATCGAGATCGCTGTTCGCACCGATGCGTGGACGCCACTGGATCAAGGGTCGTTGGCGGATGCGGATGTGATTGACGAAATCGTTCACGACTTGCCACCTCGACAACGCAACGACTTTCTCAGTTACTGGCACATGGTGTCCGTCGGCGATGCCGACTATGCACTAACCGAGCGGGAACGGGTCCACGAAGCCATTTGTACGCTGATGGCATCGGACTTGAACACCGAACTGAGCGAGCGGCTATGGTCGTGTTACCAAGAGGGGCGACCGCCGAGTTTCGCCAGTTGGAAAAAGAACCTTGCGCGTGTGGTTCAGCGATTTGAGGATCGGCCAGAGGTGCTTGCTCATTTACAACAGCTAGGACTCGGGATCCACAAGCGAAAGCCACGTTGA
- a CDS encoding helix-turn-helix transcriptional regulator, which produces MPKGSIKISQTRKELGLSQLQLAVQAGVAVRTLQFAEAGKRHLSAKMLRRIADALSLPYEEVISDTSQKDDQFDAWPWSLSQFIQSKTVPSDEAFCENEDDASGVIQRMRDSWRMHLDGADPTEDDRLFIAADKKLNERYGSYEDRYLALWRRHPQSILLAAADGKRYGASVVLPVTDSAYERLRDGVISFMDIGPDDILDESQNLVLDSAVEFKDAGVSAWYKVTDSLSYAVFCQIAMLSIDPMAEDFRMVSFGASPTNIRRLKSIGFQECGTTMPEFDFPICEFAQQHSDESDDTYTRVSTTSHYAHLFHRVVGSRFRSVTRRRVITNSLRAFQRIVKPVTDDHMSESAYSVA; this is translated from the coding sequence ATGCCCAAAGGCAGCATCAAAATCAGTCAGACAAGAAAAGAACTTGGGCTCTCGCAACTTCAACTTGCTGTTCAGGCCGGAGTTGCTGTTCGGACTTTACAGTTCGCTGAAGCGGGGAAGCGTCATTTGTCCGCAAAGATGCTCCGCCGGATCGCCGATGCCCTGTCGTTGCCGTACGAGGAAGTGATCAGCGACACTTCGCAGAAGGACGATCAATTTGACGCTTGGCCGTGGTCGTTGTCGCAATTCATTCAGAGCAAGACGGTGCCCAGTGATGAAGCGTTTTGTGAAAACGAAGACGATGCGTCTGGGGTGATCCAGCGGATGCGAGACAGTTGGCGGATGCATCTGGACGGCGCAGATCCGACCGAAGACGACCGCTTGTTCATCGCCGCTGACAAGAAGTTAAACGAACGATACGGCAGTTACGAAGATCGCTATTTGGCGTTGTGGCGTCGACATCCGCAATCGATTCTGTTGGCAGCGGCTGACGGCAAACGATACGGCGCCAGCGTCGTATTGCCGGTGACCGATTCGGCGTACGAGCGTTTGCGTGACGGCGTCATCTCGTTCATGGATATCGGACCGGATGACATTCTGGATGAGAGCCAGAACTTGGTGCTCGATTCTGCGGTCGAGTTCAAGGACGCCGGTGTTTCGGCATGGTACAAGGTGACCGACAGTCTCAGCTATGCGGTGTTCTGTCAAATCGCCATGTTGTCGATCGATCCGATGGCCGAGGATTTTCGCATGGTCTCCTTTGGCGCAAGTCCGACCAACATTCGTCGACTGAAATCAATCGGGTTCCAAGAATGTGGTACCACGATGCCCGAATTTGATTTTCCTATCTGTGAATTCGCGCAGCAGCACAGTGACGAGTCGGACGACACGTACACCCGCGTCTCGACCACCTCGCACTACGCTCATCTCTTTCATCGTGTCGTCGGATCGCGTTTCCGGTCGGTAACGCGGCGACGTGTGATCACCAATTCGCTACGTGCGTTTCAGCGTATCGTCAAACCCGTAACCGACGATCACATGAGTGAATCGGCCTATTCGGTGGCATGA
- a CDS encoding class I SAM-dependent methyltransferase, with translation MTVYRWTNYDQYKSTVTCVREYYDAVHRCHELALQQLVPQKCESALDVACGHGESTQILKPFANSIVGVDSSEDLIDIANSQNEDPSIRYECSTFADFDAADESVDLISAAWYWNHVHTIEDLEAAAVKMASLLRPGGSVAFVIPGDSFTSRRIQSIAREDFQWRQAWTHEEREWTEGLFSYDDTWIQTKIWQPFFLMKFFREWFDLSTWDVKGTLVREDRLSGLVAEPPFEILYGKRR, from the coding sequence ATGACCGTGTACCGCTGGACTAATTACGACCAATACAAATCGACGGTAACCTGTGTTCGCGAGTATTACGATGCCGTGCATCGCTGTCACGAACTTGCGTTACAGCAACTGGTGCCCCAGAAATGTGAATCGGCACTCGACGTCGCTTGCGGGCATGGCGAGTCAACCCAAATCTTAAAGCCCTTCGCAAATTCGATCGTCGGAGTCGACAGTTCCGAAGACTTGATCGATATCGCCAACTCACAGAACGAAGATCCCAGCATTCGTTACGAGTGTTCCACGTTTGCCGACTTCGATGCCGCCGACGAATCGGTCGACTTGATCAGTGCCGCATGGTACTGGAACCATGTCCACACGATCGAGGATCTCGAGGCAGCCGCAGTGAAGATGGCATCGCTGCTGCGTCCCGGTGGAAGTGTGGCGTTTGTGATTCCGGGTGATTCGTTCACATCCCGCCGGATCCAAAGCATCGCTCGCGAGGATTTCCAGTGGCGTCAGGCATGGACTCACGAAGAACGGGAGTGGACTGAAGGCCTCTTTTCCTACGACGACACTTGGATTCAAACCAAAATCTGGCAGCCTTTCTTTCTGATGAAGTTCTTTCGCGAATGGTTCGATCTGTCGACGTGGGATGTCAAAGGCACGCTTGTTCGCGAAGATCGGCTGTCGGGATTGGTCGCGGAACCTCCCTTTGAAATTCTGTATGGGAAACGACGATGA
- a CDS encoding helix-turn-helix domain-containing protein, which produces MPKTINVDRNAVYRLSDAAILCGLTNHAVQCAIKAGELPATKRSRRTYIEGDALWRWITGRPQATEAANRG; this is translated from the coding sequence ATGCCGAAGACAATTAACGTCGACCGAAACGCGGTCTATCGGTTGTCGGATGCCGCGATTCTTTGCGGACTGACAAACCACGCGGTTCAATGCGCAATCAAAGCGGGCGAGCTGCCCGCCACCAAGCGAAGCCGACGAACTTACATCGAAGGTGATGCGCTTTGGCGGTGGATCACTGGACGGCCCCAAGCAACGGAGGCCGCCAACCGTGGTTGA
- a CDS encoding excisionase family DNA-binding protein: protein MSEATLSPADLSALADLVANRLADKLRSAPLLITKDELAKRTTLSLSSIERRVNDGTLPAVRVGRRVLFSPDAVVQALSTNERAPKV from the coding sequence ATGAGCGAAGCAACGCTTTCCCCTGCGGACCTTAGCGCACTGGCGGACCTAGTTGCAAATCGGCTTGCCGACAAATTGCGATCGGCACCGCTGCTTATCACGAAAGACGAGCTTGCCAAGCGAACCACGCTCAGTCTTTCGTCGATTGAACGCCGCGTAAACGATGGGACGTTGCCCGCCGTCCGCGTTGGCCGCCGCGTTCTGTTTTCACCCGATGCCGTTGTTCAAGCATTGTCGACCAATGAAAGAGCCCCAAAGGTTTAA
- a CDS encoding anthranilate synthase component I family protein, giving the protein MTRSPLSLPVIRRLSDDFSIERVFPHFATRPGCLWFDSVPKPTSPADDDVPPPRYSFLMSDPVATLVANVGDPDPWPVLQRWYRQLPSIRAANLPPMQGGIAGLIGYEAATWLERIGVSRRNDLPTPAMSLGLYGWTIAMDHAEETSWLICQGFEDNDGLVAGPGQLERAIMRADEIEDQIQQALKTSEQTATSRAQTSQHNQAAPYDQAGPCDRTQVTSNFSSQAFRDAVADVVNRIRSGDSFQVNLAQRLLHPAVMPSAELYRRLRMVNPAPYSVYYHGDEFEVLSSSPELFLKLDGRHVQTRPIKGTVPRTGDAAADQRLAESLQQSLKDRAENIMIVDLMRNDLSRVCRDDSVQVRKLCQVERYQFVQHLVSIVEGTLRDDCNVIDLLKACFPGGSVTGAPKIEAMRTIAELEPDRRGPYCGSMGYISCSGHAEFNILIRTVTAAGGQWQIPVGGGITARSNPVSEEAETWTKAEGILRALPAPPSGQ; this is encoded by the coding sequence ATGACTCGCTCGCCCCTTTCTCTCCCTGTCATTCGCCGGCTCTCGGACGATTTTTCGATCGAGCGTGTCTTTCCGCACTTTGCCACTCGGCCTGGATGCCTCTGGTTTGATTCGGTCCCCAAACCGACATCGCCGGCCGATGATGACGTGCCGCCGCCACGATATTCATTTTTGATGTCCGACCCGGTCGCAACCCTGGTGGCCAACGTGGGGGATCCTGATCCCTGGCCGGTGCTGCAGCGGTGGTATCGCCAACTACCTTCGATCCGAGCTGCGAACTTGCCACCGATGCAGGGCGGCATCGCGGGATTGATCGGATACGAAGCCGCAACATGGCTCGAGCGAATTGGGGTGTCGCGTCGCAATGACCTGCCCACGCCCGCGATGTCACTCGGTTTGTACGGTTGGACGATCGCGATGGACCACGCCGAGGAGACGTCGTGGTTGATTTGCCAAGGTTTCGAGGACAACGATGGCCTGGTAGCTGGTCCCGGCCAACTCGAACGAGCGATCATGCGAGCCGACGAGATCGAAGATCAAATTCAGCAGGCATTAAAAACCAGCGAGCAAACGGCGACGTCGCGTGCTCAGACTAGCCAGCATAACCAGGCCGCCCCCTATGACCAGGCGGGCCCGTGTGATCGCACGCAAGTCACCAGCAACTTCAGCAGCCAAGCGTTCCGCGATGCTGTCGCGGACGTGGTCAACCGAATTCGCAGTGGCGATTCGTTCCAAGTCAATCTAGCGCAGCGATTACTGCATCCCGCGGTGATGCCGTCTGCCGAACTGTATCGCCGACTTCGGATGGTCAACCCCGCACCCTACAGCGTCTATTACCACGGCGACGAATTCGAAGTGCTCAGCAGCTCGCCGGAATTGTTCTTGAAACTCGATGGCCGCCACGTCCAGACACGGCCGATCAAAGGGACGGTGCCGCGGACCGGCGACGCCGCTGCCGACCAGCGGCTTGCCGAGTCACTGCAGCAAAGTTTGAAAGACCGTGCCGAAAACATCATGATCGTCGACCTGATGCGAAACGATCTTTCGCGTGTCTGCCGCGACGACAGCGTGCAAGTCCGCAAATTGTGCCAAGTCGAACGCTATCAGTTTGTCCAGCATTTGGTTTCGATCGTCGAGGGAACGCTGCGAGACGATTGCAATGTGATCGATTTGCTGAAGGCATGTTTTCCAGGCGGCAGCGTGACGGGGGCTCCAAAAATCGAAGCGATGCGAACGATCGCGGAGCTGGAACCCGACCGCCGCGGCCCCTATTGCGGATCGATGGGATACATCAGTTGTTCCGGACATGCCGAATTTAACATCCTGATTCGCACCGTCACTGCCGCGGGTGGCCAGTGGCAGATTCCGGTCGGAGGCGGAATCACGGCGCGGAGCAATCCCGTGAGCGAAGAAGCAGAGACATGGACCAAAGCGGAAGGGATTTTGCGAGCGTTACCGGCACCCCCGAGCGGCCAGTGA
- a CDS encoding DUF4184 family protein, which translates to MPFTVTHIAAAVPIAWLCRWRVPFSALAIGCAIPDIAAFYPAWIDYRATHSIMGILTHCLPIGVAFYYLYQSLLKRPLADLLPKRLSERLWPWLDKPIDFSIPAIAAVIACVMFGAGTHVLWDSFTHGGRWGVQQFPVLKTTAISLSDRAISWYSVLQHLSSVVFLPPMLLGFYIWIRRQPRDPNQRCHFQLPRSVTWPVLGLMMLTMVAHLVWTRLKHPSDSLLGVAAYSIKQSGALMMIIVLLYCISMHVIWALQRDETQPTASET; encoded by the coding sequence ATGCCATTCACTGTGACTCATATTGCCGCAGCGGTTCCGATTGCTTGGCTATGTCGATGGCGAGTGCCTTTTTCAGCATTGGCGATCGGATGTGCGATCCCCGACATTGCCGCGTTCTATCCCGCCTGGATCGACTATCGAGCCACCCATTCGATCATGGGCATCTTGACGCACTGCTTGCCGATTGGAGTCGCGTTCTATTATCTGTACCAATCGCTGCTGAAACGTCCGCTTGCGGATCTATTGCCCAAACGACTCTCCGAGCGACTTTGGCCATGGTTGGACAAGCCGATCGATTTTTCGATCCCCGCGATCGCCGCGGTGATTGCGTGTGTCATGTTCGGCGCCGGAACGCATGTGTTGTGGGACTCGTTCACGCATGGCGGACGGTGGGGCGTCCAGCAATTTCCTGTTTTGAAGACGACGGCAATCTCGCTGAGTGACCGCGCGATCTCGTGGTATTCGGTGCTGCAACACCTTAGCTCGGTTGTGTTTTTGCCACCGATGTTATTGGGGTTCTACATCTGGATTCGGCGTCAACCGCGAGACCCCAACCAACGCTGCCATTTTCAATTGCCGCGATCGGTTACATGGCCCGTCTTGGGCCTGATGATGCTGACCATGGTCGCTCATCTGGTCTGGACGCGTCTAAAGCATCCGTCGGATTCACTGCTAGGCGTTGCCGCCTACAGCATCAAACAAAGTGGTGCGCTGATGATGATCATCGTCCTGCTGTACTGCATCTCAATGCACGTGATTTGGGCATTGCAGCGTGACGAAACGCAGCCGACCGCAAGCGAAACGTAG